The Burkholderia sp. PAMC 26561 genome includes the window CAACAGAGCGGCCGCCCATCCGATTGTTGTTCACGGCGCTTCTGCTCGTCATGCTGCTCGGCGCGCTCGACCAGACAATTGTGTCGACAGCACTTCCGACCATCGTGGGCGAACTCGGGGGGCTTGAAAGCCTATCCTGGGTCGTGACGTCCTATTTGCTGACGTCCACTATCGTGGTGCCGCTGTACGGCAAGTTCGGCGATCTGTTCGGCCGCAAGGTCGTGATCCAGGCTGCCATCCTGATTTTTCTCGCGGGTTCGATCCTGTGCGGCGTCGCGCAGGACATGACGCAGTTGATCGTGCTGCGCGCGTTGCAGGGGCTGGGCGGCGGCGGCCTGATGGTCGTGACGATGGCCGCCATTGCCGACGTGATCCCGCCCGCGGAACGCGGCCGCTACCAGGGCCTGTTCGGCGGCGTGTTCGGCCTCGCTACCGTGCTTGGGCCCTTGCTGGGCGGGTTTATCGTCGAGCATCTGTCATGGCGCTGGATCTTCTACATCAACGTGCCGTTAGGCGTCGTGGCGCTGATCGTGATCGGGCTGGTGTTCAAGCCCCATGTGGCACATGTGAAGCATAAAATCGATTACATGGGCGCAGCGTTTTTGGCTACGTCGCTCACTTGCATCATCCTTTTCACCAGTCAGGGAGGCACATTGCTGCCCTGGAGTTCGCCGCAACTATGGTTCACGCTGGCGCTCGGGGTCATCGCGATGGGCGGTTTCATCTACGAAGAACGTCTGGCAGATGAACCAATTATGCCGCTTGGTCTCTTCAAGGAGCGCACTTTTATATTGAGCGGGATGATCGGGTTCATTATTGGCTTTTCGCTGTTCGGCGCGACCACGTTCCTGCCGCTCTATCTGCAGGTGGCGAAGGGTTCGACGCCATCGCAAGCCGGTTTGCAGATCCTGCCCATGATGGCCGGCGTGCTTTCAACGTCCATCATCAGCGGCCGGATCATCAGCAAGATTGGCAAGTACCGCTGGTTCCCGATTTGCGGCACGGCGCTGGTGGCGGTTGCGATGTTCCTGTTGTCACGGCTCGAACTCGCCACGCCGCTGCACATCATGTACCTGTACATGTTGCTGCTTGGCCTTGGACTCGGGATGGTGATGCAGGTGCTCGTGCTGGCGGTGCAGAACGCGGTGCCGTTCAAGCATATCGGCGTGGCGACATCCGGCGCGACACTGTTCCGGTCGATAGGCGGTTCAGTCGGCGTCGCCACGTTCGGCGCGATTTTCTCGAACGGCTTGCAAAGCCGGCTCGCCAATGCCCTTCCGGCGAACACCGAACTGCCGCGTTCGATGGGGCCCGCGATGGTGCATCAGTTGCCTGCGGCCATGCGCGAGGTTTATCTCAACGCCTTCGCCGGCTCCATGCATGTGGTGTTTCTGGTGGCGAGCGCCGTTGTAGTGCTGGCGTTTGCATTGTCCTGGTTCATGCAGGACCGGCCGTTGCGGAACTGATGAACTGCGAGGGTGCGTCGGCTTTGGATTCGATTCGTTTGGTATAAGCTGACGCACTTTAAATCAGTCGCAATTCAGGATATCCGCACCATGAAACTCAAGCACGTGATCATCGTCTCGACACTCGGCGCATTCGCCCTCATTTCAAGCCGCGCATTCGCCGAAACCTATCACTTCGGCGAAGGACAATCGTCCGTATCGGGCGGAAGCACGAAACATCACTCGTCTGCGCCCAAGCATCGCAAGCACAGCAAGACGCGGAATAACGCGTCGTGATCTTCGCATCGTGAGGTCACGTCGTTGATGCAATCCCCGCAGGAAAGACCTGTCAGCGAAGACCGGTTCTGTATGGATGCCGCTGGCGCTCAGTTGTGGCGCATCGCGCCACCAACGCGCCCCAGACACGGGCGCACATGCGCATTGCCGCACCACTTCTGAAGTGTCCACACTCGAGCACATGCGGACCGACTTTGTCCGTTATGAACCGCGCTGACAAATAAAGACATGAGATAAGTGCATTCGAGACATTGCACGTCTCGCAAAAGCCGCTTGTCCAAAACAGGCCTGATACTCGCTCTTTACGAGGCTGACTTCACTCAGCCCTCGTAGGTATCAGCCATGCACCAGCGCCAGGCGCAACGCAAAATCCCCGTCACCGTGATTTCCGGTTTTCTCGGCGCGGGCAAGACCACGCTCGTCAATCACCTCATGCAACAACACACGGGCGGCCGCATTGGCGTGGTCGTGAACGAGTTCGGTGAAGTCGGTATAGACGGTCAATTGATCGTCGCCGAAGAAGAGGCGCTGATAGAAATAAATAACGGCTGCGTGTGTTGCACCGTGCGCGCCGACCTCGTAGCGAGCGTGAAAGAACTCCTTGCACGATCGCATGCGGGGATCGAAAGACTGATCGTGGAAACGTCCGGGCTTGCCGACCCCGCGCCGGTGCTTCAGACCTTCCTTGCGGACCCCGACTTGCGGGAAGCAGTGGAACTCGAGTCAGTCGTGACCGTGGTCGATGGGCACCACTTCGGCCAGCAACTCAACGATGAAATCGTCCGCGAGCAAGTCGCATTCGCCGATGTGATCGTGATCAACAAGATCGATCTCATCGATCAACTCGCGTTGCAGCAACTCGAACTTCAGATTCGCTCACTCAATCCGACTGCATCCATTACTACCGCAAGTCATTCACGCGTTGCCGCTGATTCGCTGCTCGGCGTGCGGCGCTTCTCGTTGCCTGCGCTGCTCGAACTGGAACCCGATCTACTCGATGAAAACGCGCACGACCACGAGCACGATGTGTCGATTCAATCATGCGCGTTGATCGAGACCGGCGCGCTCGATCCGGACCGGTTCAATCGATGGATCAATCAGCTTGTACAGGAACGCGGGCAGCAACTCATGCGCATGAAGGGCGTGTTGCACTTTGCGTCGGAGCCGCGCCAGTTTCACTTTCATAG containing:
- a CDS encoding MDR family MFS transporter, translating into METFQPTVALPATERPPIRLLFTALLLVMLLGALDQTIVSTALPTIVGELGGLESLSWVVTSYLLTSTIVVPLYGKFGDLFGRKVVIQAAILIFLAGSILCGVAQDMTQLIVLRALQGLGGGGLMVVTMAAIADVIPPAERGRYQGLFGGVFGLATVLGPLLGGFIVEHLSWRWIFYINVPLGVVALIVIGLVFKPHVAHVKHKIDYMGAAFLATSLTCIILFTSQGGTLLPWSSPQLWFTLALGVIAMGGFIYEERLADEPIMPLGLFKERTFILSGMIGFIIGFSLFGATTFLPLYLQVAKGSTPSQAGLQILPMMAGVLSTSIISGRIISKIGKYRWFPICGTALVAVAMFLLSRLELATPLHIMYLYMLLLGLGLGMVMQVLVLAVQNAVPFKHIGVATSGATLFRSIGGSVGVATFGAIFSNGLQSRLANALPANTELPRSMGPAMVHQLPAAMREVYLNAFAGSMHVVFLVASAVVVLAFALSWFMQDRPLRN
- a CDS encoding CobW family GTP-binding protein, with product MHQRQAQRKIPVTVISGFLGAGKTTLVNHLMQQHTGGRIGVVVNEFGEVGIDGQLIVAEEEALIEINNGCVCCTVRADLVASVKELLARSHAGIERLIVETSGLADPAPVLQTFLADPDLREAVELESVVTVVDGHHFGQQLNDEIVREQVAFADVIVINKIDLIDQLALQQLELQIRSLNPTASITTASHSRVAADSLLGVRRFSLPALLELEPDLLDENAHDHEHDVSIQSCALIETGALDPDRFNRWINQLVQERGQQLMRMKGVLHFASEPRQFHFHSVHMLLEARPGRVWRADETRENKFVFIGRDLDMPRLRKAFADCLCPS